A single window of Poecilia reticulata strain Guanapo linkage group LG10, Guppy_female_1.0+MT, whole genome shotgun sequence DNA harbors:
- the LOC103471172 gene encoding rho-related GTP-binding protein RhoG-like, whose translation MQTIKCVVVGDGAVGKTCLLISYTTNAFPEEYIPTVFDNYSAQMSVDGRNVSLNLWDTAGQEEYDRLRTLSYPQTNVFIICFSIGSPSSHANVRHKWHPEVSHHCPNVPILLVGTKKDLRGDDETVKKLKEQGLAPTTNQQGNALAKQIGAVKYMECSALKQDNVKEVFAEAVRAVLYPVTKKNHKKCVLL comes from the coding sequence ATGCAGACCATTAAATGTGTGGTGGTGGGTGATGGGGCAGTGGGTAAAACGTGCCTACTTATCTCTTATACCACCAATGCCTTCCCAGAAGAATACATTCCCACGGTGTTTGACAATTACAGCGCTCAGATGAGTGTGGATGGCCGCAATGTCAGCCTCAACCTGTGGGACACGGCGGGCCAGGAGGAGTACGATCGTCTGCGCACTCTGTCCTATCCGCAGACCAACGTTTTTATAATCTGCTTCTCCATCGGCAGCCCTTCCTCCCACGCAAACGTCAGGCACAAGTGGCATCCTGAAGTGTCCCACCACTGCCCCAACGTTCCCATCTTGCTGGTGGGCACCAAGAAAGACCTAAGAGGCGACGACGAAACTGTGAAGAAGCTAAAGGAGCAGGGTCTGGCCCCTACCACCAACCAGCAGGGCAACGCGTTGGCCAAGCAGATCGGAGCGGTCAAGTACATGGAGTGCTCCGCGCTGAAGCAAGATAATGTCAAGGAGGTGTTTGCGGAAGCCGTGAGGGCGGTTTTGTACCCAGTCACGAAGAAGAATCACAAAAAGTGCGTTCTGTTGTAA